A genome region from Megalobrama amblycephala isolate DHTTF-2021 linkage group LG16, ASM1881202v1, whole genome shotgun sequence includes the following:
- the tnfaip1 gene encoding BTB/POZ domain-containing adapter for CUL3-mediated RhoA degradation protein 2 isoform X2: MSGESCLHQLQPQTGPIVSVSSVACPKTNTCTYRGVTGNKYVQLNVGGNLYYSTLHVLTRQDTLLRSMFSGKMEVLTDKEGWILIDRCGKHFGSILSYLRDGCVTLPKSRQGIMELLAEAKYYLIQGLIDLCHRALQDNEEKALCVIPFITSPKEEERLIQGCPVVKLLYNRGNNKYSYTSNSDDNLLKNIELFEKLSLSYSGRVLFIKDVIGDEICCWSFYGQSRKLAEVCCTSIVYATEKKQTKVEFPEARIYEETLNALLYETLPVPDNSLLEATRRRNNCCSHSEEEEAVELRERVRRIHIKRYSTYDDRPLGH; this comes from the exons ATGTCAGGAGAGAGCTGCCTGCACCAGCTTCAACCGCAAACCGGGCCCATTGTGTCAGTCTCTTCAGTGGCCTGTCCCAAGACTAACACTTGCACCTACCGCGGTGTCACCGGAAACAAGTACGTGCAGCTCAATGTTGGTGGAAATCTTTACTATTCCACACTGCACGTGCTCACCCGACAGGACACCCTGCTGAGATCCATGTTTAGCGGCAAAATGGAGGTGCTCACCGATAAGGAAG GTTGGATCCTAATAGATCGCTGTGGGAAACACTTTGGTTCGATTCTCAGCTATCTCCGTGATGGATGTGTGACCTTGCCCAAGAGCAGACAGGGGATCATGGAGCTCCTAGCAGAAGCCAAGTATTACCTGATCCAGGGCTTGATAGATTTGTGCCACAGGGCCCTGCAG gATAATGAAGAAAAGGCTCTGTGTGTTATCCCATTCATAACATCTCCTAAAGAGGAGGAGAGACTGATACAAGGCTGT CCTGTTGTGAAACTGCTTTATAACCGAGGTAACAACAAATATTCCTATACAAG CAACTCGGATGACAACCTACTCAAGAATATCGAGTTGTTTGAGAAGCTGTCCCTGAGCTACAGCGGTCGTGTACTCTTCATTAAAGATGTCATTGGAGACGAGATCTGCTGCTGGTCCTTTTACGGACAGAGCCGTAAACTAGCAGAAGTCTGCTGCACATCCATTGTTTATGCTACTGAGAAAAAGCAGACAAAG GTTGAGTTTCCAGAAGCGCGGATCTACGAGGAGACGCTAAATGCCCTGCTTTATGAGACTCTCCCAGTCCCAGATAACTCCCTGTTGGAGGCCACCCGCAGACGGAACAATTGTTGCTCACACAGTGAAGAGGAGGAGGCCGTGGAGCTGAGGGAGCGTGTGCGTCGCATCCACATTAAAAGATACAGCACTTATGACGACAGACCGCTT
- the tnfaip1 gene encoding BTB/POZ domain-containing adapter for CUL3-mediated RhoA degradation protein 2 isoform X1, producing the protein MSGESCLHQLQPQTGPIVSVSSVACPKTNTCTYRGVTGNKYVQLNVGGNLYYSTLHVLTRQDTLLRSMFSGKMEVLTDKEGWILIDRCGKHFGSILSYLRDGCVTLPKSRQGIMELLAEAKYYLIQGLIDLCHRALQDNEEKALCVIPFITSPKEEERLIQGCVRPVVKLLYNRGNNKYSYTSNSDDNLLKNIELFEKLSLSYSGRVLFIKDVIGDEICCWSFYGQSRKLAEVCCTSIVYATEKKQTKVEFPEARIYEETLNALLYETLPVPDNSLLEATRRRNNCCSHSEEEEAVELRERVRRIHIKRYSTYDDRPLGH; encoded by the exons ATGTCAGGAGAGAGCTGCCTGCACCAGCTTCAACCGCAAACCGGGCCCATTGTGTCAGTCTCTTCAGTGGCCTGTCCCAAGACTAACACTTGCACCTACCGCGGTGTCACCGGAAACAAGTACGTGCAGCTCAATGTTGGTGGAAATCTTTACTATTCCACACTGCACGTGCTCACCCGACAGGACACCCTGCTGAGATCCATGTTTAGCGGCAAAATGGAGGTGCTCACCGATAAGGAAG GTTGGATCCTAATAGATCGCTGTGGGAAACACTTTGGTTCGATTCTCAGCTATCTCCGTGATGGATGTGTGACCTTGCCCAAGAGCAGACAGGGGATCATGGAGCTCCTAGCAGAAGCCAAGTATTACCTGATCCAGGGCTTGATAGATTTGTGCCACAGGGCCCTGCAG gATAATGAAGAAAAGGCTCTGTGTGTTATCCCATTCATAACATCTCCTAAAGAGGAGGAGAGACTGATACAAGGCTGTGTAAGA CCTGTTGTGAAACTGCTTTATAACCGAGGTAACAACAAATATTCCTATACAAG CAACTCGGATGACAACCTACTCAAGAATATCGAGTTGTTTGAGAAGCTGTCCCTGAGCTACAGCGGTCGTGTACTCTTCATTAAAGATGTCATTGGAGACGAGATCTGCTGCTGGTCCTTTTACGGACAGAGCCGTAAACTAGCAGAAGTCTGCTGCACATCCATTGTTTATGCTACTGAGAAAAAGCAGACAAAG GTTGAGTTTCCAGAAGCGCGGATCTACGAGGAGACGCTAAATGCCCTGCTTTATGAGACTCTCCCAGTCCCAGATAACTCCCTGTTGGAGGCCACCCGCAGACGGAACAATTGTTGCTCACACAGTGAAGAGGAGGAGGCCGTGGAGCTGAGGGAGCGTGTGCGTCGCATCCACATTAAAAGATACAGCACTTATGACGACAGACCGCTT